Proteins encoded by one window of Mycoplasma capricolum subsp. capricolum ATCC 27343:
- the lysS gene encoding lysine--tRNA ligase: MNMLDDRKFSEQELVRRNKYKNLVDQNKDPYKITNWKRNTTLLKLNEKYKDYSKEELLNLTQELVIVAGRIKLYREAGKKAAFVNIDDQDSSIQLYVRLDEIGQEAFEDFRDLDLGDIIGVKGNMMRTDHGELSIRCKEVVLLSKALRPLPDKHAGIQDIEEKYRRRYVDLIMNHDVRKTFQARTKIIRTMQNFLDNRGYMEVETPILHSLKGGASAKPFVTHYNVLNTDVYLRIATELHLKRLIVGGFEGVYEIGRIFRNEGMSTRHNPEFTSIELYVAYEDMFFLMDLTEEIFRVCNSAVNSSSVIEYNNVKIDLSKPFKRLHMVDGIKQVTGVDFWQEMTVEQALELAKKHNVYVEKHQESVGHIINLFYEEFVESTIVEPTFVYGHPKEISPLAKSNPNDPRFTDRFELFIIGREYANAFSELNDPIDQYERFKAQLEEESKGNDEANDMDIDFVEALEHAMPPTAGIGIGIDRLVMLLTNCDSIKDVLLFPQMKPKE, translated from the coding sequence ATAAATATGTTAGACGATAGAAAATTTAGTGAACAAGAATTAGTTAGAAGAAATAAATATAAAAATTTAGTTGATCAAAATAAAGATCCTTATAAAATAACAAACTGAAAAAGAAACACTACATTATTAAAGTTAAATGAAAAATATAAAGATTATAGTAAAGAAGAGTTATTAAATTTAACTCAAGAACTAGTTATTGTAGCTGGAAGAATTAAGTTATATAGAGAAGCTGGAAAAAAAGCTGCATTTGTTAATATTGATGATCAAGATTCAAGTATTCAATTATATGTAAGATTAGATGAAATAGGTCAAGAAGCTTTTGAAGATTTTAGGGATTTAGATCTTGGAGATATTATTGGAGTAAAAGGGAACATGATGAGAACAGATCATGGTGAATTATCAATTAGATGTAAAGAGGTTGTTTTACTATCTAAAGCTTTAAGACCTTTACCTGATAAACATGCTGGAATTCAAGATATAGAAGAAAAATATCGTAGAAGATATGTTGATCTAATTATGAATCATGACGTTAGAAAAACATTTCAAGCTAGAACTAAAATTATAAGAACAATGCAAAATTTTTTAGATAATAGAGGTTATATGGAAGTTGAGACTCCTATTTTGCATTCACTAAAAGGTGGAGCTTCTGCTAAACCGTTTGTTACTCATTATAATGTTTTAAATACTGATGTTTATTTAAGAATAGCAACAGAATTACACTTAAAACGTTTAATTGTTGGTGGTTTTGAAGGAGTTTATGAAATAGGACGTATTTTTAGAAATGAAGGTATGAGCACAAGACACAACCCTGAATTTACAAGTATTGAGTTATATGTTGCTTATGAAGATATGTTCTTTTTAATGGACTTAACTGAAGAAATTTTTAGAGTATGTAATTCAGCGGTAAATTCAAGTAGTGTAATAGAATATAACAACGTTAAAATTGATTTATCAAAACCTTTTAAAAGATTACATATGGTTGATGGAATTAAACAAGTTACAGGTGTTGATTTTTGACAAGAAATGACTGTAGAACAAGCCTTAGAATTAGCTAAAAAACATAATGTTTATGTTGAAAAACACCAAGAATCAGTTGGGCATATAATTAACTTATTTTATGAAGAATTTGTTGAATCAACTATTGTTGAACCTACATTCGTTTATGGTCATCCAAAAGAAATTTCTCCATTAGCAAAATCAAATCCAAATGATCCAAGATTTACTGATAGATTTGAATTATTTATTATTGGTAGAGAATATGCTAATGCTTTTAGTGAGTTAAATGATCCAATTGATCAGTATGAGAGATTCAAGGCTCAACTAGAAGAAGAATCTAAAGGAAATGACGAAGCAAATGATATGGATATTGATTTTGTTGAAGCTTTAGAACATGCGATGCCACCAACTGCGGGTATTGGTATTGGAATTGATAGATTAGTTATGCTTTTAACTAATTGTGACTCTATTAAAGATGTTTTGCTATTTCCACAAATGAAACCAAAAGAATAA
- a CDS encoding DUF1904 family protein, with amino-acid sequence MPIIKFSGLEKDQVNQFSKNIEKIADLVKADPKNIFVVWENSEIFISESNANPIYVTVQWMSRPDKEQLLADFIIDYFKNYSQKVWVFFTDVNSKLYAHGKKLG; translated from the coding sequence ATGCCAATCATTAAGTTCAGTGGTTTAGAAAAAGACCAAGTTAATCAATTTTCAAAAAATATCGAAAAAATTGCAGATTTAGTAAAAGCAGATCCAAAAAATATTTTTGTTGTTTGAGAAAACTCTGAAATTTTTATATCAGAGTCAAATGCAAATCCAATTTATGTAACAGTTCAATGAATGTCAAGACCAGATAAAGAACAACTTTTAGCTGATTTTATTATTGATTATTTTAAAAATTATTCACAAAAAGTATGAGTGTTTTTTACTGATGTAAATTCTAAGCTATATGCACATGGAAAAAAACTAGGTTAA
- a CDS encoding PTS transporter subunit EIIC: MNLNKFKVNKNNFKQFSSKITAILQKFGRGLMLPISILPFAGLLLGIGGAIGANISTTNQIGLVVSESLKAMSQIVFANLAILFTISIVITFTGESGSAAFLAVLGYLVFNSTQSAFIHYNDKTLVDVFYIHKGEWLKSIVGSNLGISSLQTSLFGSIIVGIVIVKIYNKFKYIKLPSALNFFSGIRFLPILIIPSMFLLGLIFLLIWPYVGLLINKIGISLSKTPKGVDGFIYGALGRALMPFGLHHILITLAYQSAFGGVLEYDKLVFKLTELKVDQETINKIQEAFKSFTKNNAQTIIGDQNIWNFINSIPINRIEQIPIFLWFENNLNINAGRFTQDYPTYLGTCMGIGLAFILTSNKENRKQTASVILSAMGVSFLTGITEPLEFTFLFVTPILYYAVYVPFSGLSYLFMNLVSAHVGVGFARGFIDLLVYGALPVLKGTRFYWVFIFSLIQGVAIFIIFYFWIIKKDLPTPGRKGNELGLISKKDYFELKNKDNSEKRIHEIIKALGSKENIKSVSACATRLRVVVNDQSLVKTEELIKLGSLGNIIKNNNIQAIFGGEATIISEKINNILNQE; this comes from the coding sequence ATGAATTTGAATAAATTTAAAGTTAATAAAAATAATTTTAAGCAATTTTCATCAAAAATAACAGCAATTTTACAAAAGTTTGGTCGAGGATTGATGCTACCCATTTCTATATTACCTTTTGCTGGATTACTACTAGGAATTGGTGGGGCAATTGGAGCTAATATTTCTACAACTAATCAAATAGGATTAGTTGTAAGTGAATCCTTAAAAGCAATGTCTCAAATTGTTTTTGCTAATTTAGCGATTTTATTTACAATATCAATTGTGATTACCTTTACAGGTGAATCTGGATCGGCTGCCTTTTTAGCAGTATTAGGTTATTTGGTTTTTAATTCAACACAATCAGCTTTTATTCATTATAATGATAAAACTTTAGTTGATGTTTTTTATATTCATAAAGGTGAATGATTAAAATCGATTGTTGGATCTAATTTAGGAATTAGTTCGTTACAAACTTCATTATTTGGTTCTATTATAGTTGGAATTGTAATTGTAAAAATTTATAACAAGTTTAAATATATAAAATTGCCAAGCGCTTTAAACTTTTTTTCTGGAATTAGATTTTTACCAATTTTAATTATTCCTAGTATGTTCTTATTAGGATTAATATTTTTATTAATTTGACCCTATGTTGGATTATTGATTAACAAAATAGGAATAAGTTTATCAAAAACTCCTAAGGGTGTTGATGGATTTATTTATGGAGCATTAGGAAGAGCATTAATGCCATTTGGACTTCATCATATTTTAATTACACTTGCTTATCAATCTGCTTTTGGTGGAGTTTTAGAATATGATAAACTAGTTTTTAAATTAACTGAATTAAAAGTAGATCAAGAAACTATAAATAAAATTCAAGAAGCATTTAAAAGTTTTACAAAAAATAATGCACAAACTATTATTGGTGATCAAAATATTTGAAATTTTATAAATTCTATACCAATTAATAGAATTGAACAAATACCAATTTTTTTATGATTTGAAAATAATTTAAATATTAATGCAGGAAGATTTACTCAAGATTATCCAACTTATCTAGGTACTTGTATGGGAATTGGTTTAGCTTTTATTTTAACAAGTAATAAAGAAAATAGAAAGCAAACAGCTTCGGTTATTTTAAGTGCTATGGGAGTTTCATTTTTAACTGGCATTACTGAGCCTTTAGAATTTACTTTTTTATTTGTTACACCAATTTTATACTATGCAGTTTATGTACCTTTTTCAGGATTAAGTTATTTATTTATGAATTTAGTTAGTGCTCATGTAGGAGTTGGGTTTGCTAGAGGATTTATTGATTTATTAGTATATGGTGCACTACCTGTATTAAAAGGAACTAGATTTTACTGAGTATTTATTTTTTCTTTAATTCAAGGAGTTGCTATTTTTATAATATTTTATTTTTGAATTATTAAAAAAGATTTACCAACTCCAGGTAGAAAAGGAAATGAATTAGGATTAATTAGTAAAAAAGACTATTTTGAATTAAAAAACAAAGATAATAGTGAAAAAAGAATACATGAAATAATTAAAGCTTTAGGTTCAAAAGAAAATATTAAATCTGTTTCAGCTTGTGCTACAAGACTAAGAGTTGTAGTAAATGATCAAAGTTTAGTAAAAACTGAAGAACTAATTAAATTAGGAAGTCTTGGAAATATTATTAAAAACAATAATATTCAAGCTATATTCGGTGGTGAAGCTACAATTATTTCAGAAAAAATAAATAATATATTAAATCAAGAATAA
- the dusB gene encoding tRNA dihydrouridine synthase DusB → MKIGNIQIEGKVVQGPMAGVSNEAFRIISKQHGASLVYAEMVSVAGMVHDNKKTLDMLNVNKVEHPISMQIFGNNVEEFITATKWIESNVDCDIIDLNLGCPAPKVAIRSQSGSALLKTPELIYEIVKNVVKNTTKPVTAKIRLGWDKNSVNAVEVAKLIQKAGASAIAVHARTRSDFYTGHADWEKIKEVKQAVSIPVIGNGDVIDAKSAKKMLDETGCDAVMISRACQGNPWIFEQINHYLKTGKELEKPNFDEWKTTVLKHLKLLVDLKTEPIAIKEFRKHLTWYLDVLNNKQLTKILKEKANKIETVKDVENIIKEYREE, encoded by the coding sequence ATGAAAATTGGTAATATACAAATTGAAGGTAAAGTTGTTCAGGGTCCAATGGCTGGAGTTAGTAATGAAGCATTTAGGATAATTTCAAAGCAGCATGGAGCTAGTTTGGTTTATGCTGAAATGGTTTCAGTTGCAGGAATGGTTCATGATAATAAAAAGACACTTGATATGTTAAATGTTAATAAAGTTGAACATCCAATAAGTATGCAAATTTTTGGAAATAATGTTGAAGAGTTCATAACAGCTACTAAGTGAATTGAAAGCAATGTAGATTGCGACATTATTGATTTAAATTTAGGTTGTCCAGCTCCTAAAGTTGCTATACGCTCTCAAAGTGGATCAGCTTTATTAAAAACCCCTGAATTAATTTATGAGATTGTAAAAAATGTTGTTAAAAATACTACTAAACCAGTTACTGCAAAAATTAGGTTAGGATGAGATAAAAATAGTGTTAATGCTGTTGAAGTTGCTAAACTAATTCAAAAAGCAGGAGCAAGTGCAATTGCAGTCCATGCTAGAACTAGAAGTGATTTTTATACTGGTCATGCTGATTGAGAAAAAATTAAAGAAGTAAAACAAGCTGTTAGTATTCCAGTAATTGGAAATGGTGATGTTATCGATGCTAAATCTGCTAAAAAAATGTTAGATGAAACTGGTTGTGATGCTGTAATGATATCAAGAGCTTGTCAAGGAAATCCTTGAATTTTTGAACAAATTAATCATTATTTAAAAACAGGAAAAGAATTGGAAAAGCCTAATTTTGATGAATGAAAAACAACAGTTTTAAAACATTTAAAATTGTTAGTAGATCTTAAAACTGAGCCAATTGCTATTAAAGAATTTAGAAAACATTTAACTTGATATTTAGATGTTTTAAATAATAAACAACTAACTAAGATTCTAAAAGAAAAAGCGAATAAGATAGAAACCGTTAAGGATGTAGAAAATATTATTAAGGAGTATAGAGAAGAATAA
- the serS gene encoding serine--tRNA ligase, translating to MLDINYIEQNLDEVIQRLNKRNQQDYSDDLKYVVSKNLKRKEILVKSEALKSRKNQLSKEIGTLLKEKKVDQSEQAKIEVINLNEQIIKLDEELRVVNDQILEKLLYIPNLPHKDIYFGKSDEDNVEIRKSNHSNLLKHSTPHWQIATKLGLVDFEKGVKLSGTRFLIYTGLGSKLVRSIADLLLKRHEKHGYKEIFCPLIVNKSAMLGTGQLPKFSEDMYQVGEQYLIPTSEVPLTNLHANEILAYDVLPLKYTSFTQCFRQEAGSAGRDTKGMIRLHQFNKVELVKIVHPEESMNELEMLIKDAEDVLNMFDLPYRVVELCSGDIGFSSAKTYDLEVWFPEQNKYREISSCSNCTDFQARNMQTRFKDKDSKIKLVHTLNGSGVAVDRLIAAILENYWDGEKLILPTLLRPYFDNQEFIK from the coding sequence ATGCTAGATATTAATTATATTGAACAAAATTTAGATGAAGTAATACAAAGGTTAAATAAGCGTAATCAACAAGACTATAGTGATGATTTAAAATATGTAGTTAGCAAAAATCTTAAAAGAAAAGAAATATTAGTTAAATCTGAAGCATTAAAGTCTAGAAAGAATCAATTATCAAAAGAAATAGGTACTTTACTTAAAGAAAAAAAAGTTGACCAATCAGAGCAAGCAAAAATAGAAGTTATTAATTTGAACGAACAAATAATTAAACTAGATGAAGAGTTAAGAGTTGTTAATGATCAAATTTTAGAAAAACTTTTATATATTCCTAACTTGCCACACAAAGACATTTATTTTGGTAAAAGTGATGAAGATAATGTAGAAATTAGAAAATCAAATCATTCTAATTTATTAAAGCATTCTACTCCACATTGACAAATAGCTACAAAATTAGGATTAGTAGATTTTGAAAAGGGAGTTAAATTAAGTGGAACAAGATTTTTAATCTATACTGGATTAGGTTCAAAATTAGTTAGATCTATTGCAGATCTTTTATTAAAAAGACATGAAAAACATGGTTATAAAGAGATTTTTTGTCCTTTAATTGTAAATAAAAGTGCTATGTTAGGAACAGGGCAATTACCAAAATTTAGTGAAGATATGTATCAAGTGGGAGAACAATATTTAATTCCAACAAGCGAAGTTCCTTTAACTAATTTGCATGCTAATGAAATTTTAGCTTATGATGTTTTACCTTTAAAATATACTTCTTTTACTCAATGTTTTAGACAAGAAGCAGGAAGCGCTGGAAGAGATACTAAAGGAATGATTAGATTACATCAATTTAATAAAGTTGAATTAGTAAAGATTGTTCATCCAGAAGAATCAATGAATGAATTAGAGATGTTAATTAAGGATGCTGAAGATGTTTTAAATATGTTTGATTTACCTTACAGAGTTGTTGAATTATGTAGTGGAGATATTGGTTTTAGTTCTGCTAAAACCTATGATTTAGAAGTTTGATTCCCAGAGCAAAATAAATATCGTGAAATATCTTCATGTTCAAATTGTACTGATTTTCAAGCTAGAAATATGCAAACAAGATTTAAAGATAAAGATTCAAAAATTAAATTAGTTCACACATTAAATGGAAGTGGAGTTGCAGTTGATAGATTAATTGCAGCTATTTTAGAAAATTATTGAGATGGTGAAAAATTAATTTTGCCAACATTATTAAGACCATATTTTGATAACCAAGAATTTATTAAATAA
- a CDS encoding MAG6410 family transglutaminase-related lipoprotein, translated as MKSKSQKRLLFITLIGSITTIGSTVVSCSNSLSKHNSSQSFKNIPTISNSLNKINNRNINNNSNKISHTNSNSYKNKTTNINNQNINVSNSSIFVNNQTNTLNNRDFTNFYPTKDFEEFIPKTLTEEQIKQIILNNSLSLNHFSHPKFKINSSFVFLEGKDKKAQLKLIDLETNKEIKENVRWYQRTKYPDDVLKPGQTNESSQLELKDDGTIISKNHTNDNAQVSQIWAEYKGYLYSTFVEVLSENNAKSVDEENQARQEAKKIIKENNWQNLPVLEQITKAYEWVTTNIKYDWNLENLFSNQSAYSGLVLKNTVCTGYAKAFKMIMDELNIPSRIITGTARFGNLTGRGSRHAWNMVEIDGKWYHVDPTSDRAEKDQKQEYRFFLLHDDDYDDNTLFFRNDKEKLGSRFRNLKIDKFVETKEDVLALIDKEFQKNKKLTSLEVNVNPKNFKEVNKAFEERNIKLKEGQSFKDFGRVGWANYKKIVYYFDTNNTNEIKEVDVELSKHNESSESMGEYAIKIKSKTNINENLPDLQPKNFVIKNAFVNKVKKVDDGYVLILDHFNNFGDVEIKIESITRQGFNFKLTNNTFEFNVRKHDKPSAMLQTTSDHGVILTNVNAGMEYRSNYDQWKDITSDNFKIDDIKPGSFSIRWKNTNNKFSSDIQTFEIIKPSIISDEIKVYSDMITGVNNMMEYRLKEDQNWIPIKANKLVKLKRGIYQIRIKPNQTNLPSEIQEVNVINDMN; from the coding sequence ATGAAAAGTAAATCTCAAAAAAGATTATTATTTATAACTCTTATTGGTTCTATTACAACAATTGGTTCAACTGTTGTAAGCTGTTCTAATTCTTTATCTAAACACAACAGTTCACAATCTTTTAAAAACATACCAACTATATCAAATTCGTTAAATAAAATTAACAATCGAAATATAAATAATAATTCAAATAAAATTTCACATACTAATAGTAATAGTTATAAAAATAAAACAACTAATATCAATAATCAAAATATAAATGTTTCAAATTCTTCTATTTTTGTAAATAATCAAACTAATACATTAAATAATAGAGATTTTACTAATTTTTATCCTACCAAAGACTTTGAAGAATTTATTCCAAAAACTCTAACTGAAGAGCAAATAAAACAAATAATTTTAAATAATTCATTATCATTAAATCACTTTTCACATCCTAAATTTAAAATTAACTCTTCTTTTGTATTTTTAGAAGGTAAAGATAAAAAAGCTCAATTGAAATTAATTGATTTAGAAACTAATAAAGAAATAAAAGAAAATGTTCGTTGATATCAAAGAACTAAATATCCAGATGATGTTCTAAAACCTGGACAAACAAATGAATCATCTCAATTAGAACTAAAAGATGATGGAACTATAATCAGTAAAAACCACACAAACGATAATGCTCAGGTTAGTCAAATTTGAGCTGAATATAAAGGTTATTTATATTCAACATTTGTTGAAGTTTTATCAGAAAATAATGCAAAAAGTGTAGATGAAGAAAATCAAGCAAGACAAGAAGCTAAAAAAATAATTAAAGAAAATAATTGACAAAATTTACCTGTCTTAGAACAAATAACAAAAGCTTATGAATGAGTAACTACAAATATTAAATATGATTGAAATTTAGAAAATTTATTTTCTAATCAATCTGCGTATTCTGGTTTGGTTTTAAAAAATACTGTATGTACTGGATATGCTAAAGCATTTAAAATGATTATGGATGAATTAAATATTCCATCTAGAATCATAACTGGTACAGCTAGATTTGGGAATTTAACTGGGCGCGGTTCAAGACATGCTTGAAATATGGTTGAAATTGATGGTAAATGATATCATGTTGATCCAACATCAGATCGTGCAGAAAAAGATCAAAAACAAGAATATAGATTTTTCTTATTACATGATGATGACTATGATGACAATACTTTATTTTTTAGAAATGATAAAGAAAAACTAGGAAGTCGTTTTAGAAATCTAAAAATAGATAAATTTGTTGAGACTAAAGAAGATGTGTTAGCCCTAATTGATAAGGAATTTCAAAAAAATAAAAAATTAACTTCACTAGAAGTTAATGTAAATCCAAAGAATTTTAAAGAAGTTAATAAAGCTTTTGAAGAAAGAAATATTAAATTAAAAGAAGGTCAATCATTTAAAGATTTTGGTAGAGTTGGGTGAGCTAATTACAAAAAAATAGTTTATTATTTCGACACTAACAATACTAATGAAATTAAAGAAGTTGATGTTGAATTAAGCAAACATAATGAATCTAGTGAATCAATGGGTGAATACGCAATTAAAATTAAGTCTAAAACTAATATAAATGAGAATCTACCTGACTTACAACCTAAAAATTTTGTTATTAAAAATGCTTTTGTTAATAAGGTTAAAAAAGTAGATGATGGGTATGTTTTAATACTAGATCATTTTAATAATTTTGGAGACGTAGAAATAAAAATAGAATCAATCACAAGACAAGGATTTAACTTTAAATTAACAAATAACACTTTTGAATTTAATGTTAGAAAACATGATAAACCATCTGCTATGTTACAAACAACTAGTGATCATGGTGTAATTTTAACTAATGTAAATGCTGGTATGGAATATAGAAGTAATTATGATCAATGAAAAGATATTACAAGTGATAATTTCAAAATTGATGATATAAAACCTGGTAGTTTTTCAATAAGATGAAAAAATACAAATAATAAATTTAGCTCAGACATTCAAACATTTGAAATAATAAAACCAAGTATTATATCTGATGAAATTAAGGTCTATTCAGATATGATAACTGGGGTAAACAATATGATGGAGTATCGTTTAAAAGAGGATCAAAATTGAATTCCTATTAAAGCCAATAAACTTGTAAAACTAAAAAGAGGAATTTATCAAATTAGAATTAAACCAAATCAAACAAACTTACCTTCTGAAATTCAAGAAGTTAATGTAATCAATGATATGAATTAA
- a CDS encoding SPE_1075/MLC_0560 family membrane protein has protein sequence MKEYFCNLKTNISKNKKQYLIRLFCLLVGLYIFSLSIALYVPTAVGASHVDFTNFSILALFKDWAKGTDQKEIPGLVSPTNYKLASMSLYGFLLVVSVIFLTVSIIKEYKVTKNKKLWLQLIPLIVFDVLINVGLSYVIDGQILMLDKIGYLNWMFNSSTAYQFRTIFFLIAFILYIAGLTFWIHSGWLLGSYNSINTNFMRLTKLPFNVSRVLMDVLIIIPGVIMFLVNPISWDIKVKFLLNYVNIGTIGFLFLAGPLLAKSLGFINKITKVYQ, from the coding sequence ATGAAAGAATATTTTTGTAATTTAAAAACAAACATATCTAAAAATAAAAAACAATATTTAATTAGATTGTTTTGTTTACTAGTTGGACTATACATATTTTCGCTATCTATTGCTTTATATGTACCAACTGCTGTAGGAGCGAGCCACGTTGATTTTACTAATTTTAGTATTTTAGCTTTATTTAAGGATTGAGCAAAAGGAACAGATCAAAAAGAGATACCTGGTTTAGTTTCACCAACTAACTATAAACTAGCTTCAATGTCTTTATATGGATTTTTATTAGTAGTATCAGTTATATTTTTAACAGTATCAATTATTAAAGAATATAAAGTAACAAAAAACAAAAAGTTATGATTACAATTAATACCATTAATTGTTTTTGATGTGTTAATTAATGTTGGATTATCATATGTAATTGATGGTCAAATTTTAATGTTAGATAAAATAGGTTATTTAAATTGAATGTTTAATAGTTCAACTGCTTATCAATTTAGAACTATCTTTTTCTTAATAGCATTCATTTTATATATTGCTGGATTAACTTTTTGAATACATTCAGGTTGATTATTAGGATCATATAATTCAATAAATACTAATTTTATGAGATTAACTAAATTACCTTTTAATGTTTCAAGAGTTCTAATGGATGTATTGATTATTATTCCTGGAGTTATTATGTTTTTAGTAAATCCAATATCTTGAGATATAAAAGTTAAATTTTTATTAAACTATGTAAATATAGGAACTATTGGATTTTTATTCTTAGCAGGACCACTATTAGCAAAATCATTAGGATTTATTAATAAAATTACAAAAGTATATCAATAA
- a CDS encoding peroxiredoxin, translating to MKNYQLKDHKNNLVELNNLVGTKGLVLFFYPKAKTSLCTLEVIEYQKHLDHFKALGFNVVGVSQDEPNKNDEFCCEQNLSFLLLSDLNKDLVKEFNLTSETIILDNEPFVKYERSTFVLDNQLNLVKEFRNVDHIEHVNDLLEY from the coding sequence ATGAAAAATTATCAACTAAAAGATCATAAAAATAACTTAGTAGAGTTAAACAATTTAGTAGGAACTAAAGGTTTGGTGCTATTTTTTTATCCTAAAGCTAAGACTTCTTTATGCACTTTAGAAGTTATAGAATATCAAAAACATTTAGATCATTTTAAAGCATTAGGATTTAATGTGGTTGGTGTAAGCCAAGATGAACCTAATAAAAATGATGAGTTTTGTTGTGAACAAAATTTAAGCTTTTTATTACTTTCAGATTTAAATAAAGATCTAGTTAAAGAATTTAATTTAACAAGCGAAACAATTATTTTAGATAATGAACCATTTGTTAAATACGAACGTTCAACTTTTGTTTTAGATAATCAACTAAATTTAGTTAAAGAATTTAGAAATGTAGATCATATTGAACATGTAAATGATCTTTTAGAATATTAA
- the trxA gene encoding thioredoxin, with protein sequence MADIIKITSKEQFDKEIKEGKVLVDFNATWCGPCKMLAPILHDFAKKVDGVKFLDVDVDLNRQVAEEFKIMSIPTLITFENGNQKNKHIGFATPDQLKNLID encoded by the coding sequence ATGGCAGATATAATTAAAATCACTTCAAAAGAACAATTTGACAAAGAAATTAAAGAAGGAAAAGTTTTAGTAGACTTTAACGCTACTTGATGTGGACCTTGTAAAATGTTAGCACCAATTCTTCATGATTTTGCTAAAAAAGTAGACGGTGTTAAATTTTTAGATGTAGATGTTGATTTAAATCGTCAAGTTGCTGAAGAATTTAAAATAATGTCAATTCCTACACTAATAACTTTTGAGAATGGAAATCAGAAAAACAAACATATAGGTTTTGCTACTCCTGACCAATTAAAAAATTTAATTGACTAA
- a CDS encoding membrane protein yields MSNIKIIINWISYFKSIKYIVLTAILSSLLTVIALTTSMIQIAGTGLFQVADGLFLSLTFFIPGPMMFVVGCVYASIFDLVSGAAFYIPVSILIHILMFITIKLLVNKLPFYLNIMIAELFIFLYLLYAYIINYYSNENDISQANIKALVSFITDFIQYLVSVISAIFLYNVFNTKTFLNLFNSLNIDFFNKKH; encoded by the coding sequence ATGAGTAATATAAAAATAATTATTAATTGAATTTCTTATTTTAAAAGTATCAAATATATAGTATTAACAGCAATTTTGTCAAGCTTATTAACAGTTATAGCCTTAACTACTTCTATGATTCAAATTGCAGGAACCGGTTTGTTTCAAGTTGCAGATGGGTTGTTTTTGAGTTTGACTTTTTTTATTCCAGGTCCTATGATGTTTGTTGTTGGATGTGTTTATGCTAGTATTTTTGATTTAGTTTCTGGTGCGGCATTTTATATTCCTGTTTCAATTCTTATTCATATATTAATGTTTATTACAATTAAGTTATTAGTAAATAAATTACCATTTTATTTAAACATTATGATAGCTGAATTATTTATATTCTTATATCTTCTATACGCTTATATAATTAATTATTATTCAAATGAAAATGATATAAGTCAGGCTAATATTAAGGCTTTAGTTTCTTTTATTACTGATTTTATTCAATATCTAGTATCAGTAATTTCAGCAATATTTTTATATAATGTATTTAATACTAAAACTTTTTTAAATTTATTTAATAGTTTAAATATTGATTTTTTTAATAAAAAGCACTAA